One Ananas comosus cultivar F153 linkage group 23, ASM154086v1, whole genome shotgun sequence genomic window carries:
- the LOC109727753 gene encoding transcription factor GAMYB-like, with protein sequence MKRAREESDNEMAPNDQIGSPSANEDSSGGSSADGVVVLKKGPWTADEDSILSEYVEKFGEGNWNNVQKTTGLARNGKSCRLRWANHLRPNLKKCPFSPEEEQLVAELHAQIGNKWARMATQLTGRTDNEIKNYWNTRIKRQQRAGLPLYPPNVCARSKENQQSEFNCGDKQPHELLQGNTFNISDITFDNLHHNQVTLPYVPSLPNNYFNSMLDQAYDPQRYIFTNSMNTVNQPTESGSFFPGYSSGMSSGFPSFKELLNEPGKIQQTFGVSNPYYTEPSRYRLDYRDSAFLGSQSHLNGNLPASGHITSPMKPELPSLQDTETDTFSCLENPTAPPTPCEPTDSYFQYPAASESVKSEYVSSQHDGLLDALVHQSLGKVSTKNQLESFKTSPTSSVASPGDMFACSELNNYLENLAEYNDPISPLGFSAASVFNVSTPQISGGSLNEFPPTEVPSGFETTLPADLHFPDLKMGEQDTLSHPGTLRPDALLGSFWRRTESSQGTNEQSPLDDAMAMLPDEDLGDENKTMP encoded by the exons ATGAAGCGTGCGAGAGAAGAAAGTGATAACGAAATGGCGCCAAATGATCAGATTGGTTCGCCATCAGCCAATGAAGATAGCAGCGGCGGCTCATCGGCAGATGGTGTCGTGGTTTTAAAGAAGGGACCCTGGACGGCGGACGAGGATTCTATTTTGAGCGAGTATGTTGAGAAGTTCGGCGAGGGAAACTGGAACAACGTGCAGAAGACCACGGGACTGGCTCGAAATGGTAAAAGCTGCCGTCTTAGATGGGCAAACCACCTGAGGCCTAACTTAAAGAAATGCCCCTTTTCACCTGAAGAGGAACAGCTGGTTGCTGAACTACATGCTCAGATCGGAAATAAATGGGCGCGGATGGCTACTCAG CTAACAGGGCGCACCGATAATGAGATAAAGAATTACTGGAACACTAGAATAAAGAGGCAACAACGTGCTGGTTTACCCCTTTACCCTCCTAATGTGTGTGCACGATCAAAGGAAAATCAGCAAAGTGAATTCAATTGTGGTGACAAGCAGCCCCATGAGCTCTTGCAAGGAAACACATTCAACATCAGCGATATCACATTTGATAACCTCCATCATAATCAAGTGACTTTACCATATGTACCATCTCTTCCCAATAACTACTTCAATTCCATGCTTGATCAGGCCTATGATCCACAAAGATATATCTTTACGAATTCAATGAATACTGTGAATCAACCGACAGAGTCAGGCAGCTTTTTCCCGGGATATAGCAGTGGAATGTCCTCTGGGTTTCCCTCATTTAAGGAATTGTTAAATGAGCCTGGGAAAATCCAGCAGACATTTGGTGTCAGTAACCCTTATTATACTGAACCGAGCCGCTACAGGCTTGACTACCGAGATAGTGCTTTTTTGGGCAGCCAATCCCATTTAAATGGCAACCTCCCTGCTTCTGGGCACATCACCAGTCCCATGAAGCCGGAGCTCCCTTCACTCCAAGATACAGAAACCGATACCTTTAGCTGTTTGGAAAACCCCACAGCTCCTCCCACACCATGTGAGCCAACCGATTCCTATTTTCAGTACCCTGCAGCAAGTGAATCGGTGAAATCCGAATATGTATCATCTCAGCATGACGGCCTGTTAGACGCGCTTGTTCATCAATCACTAGGAAAGGTCAGCACGAAGAATCAACTAGAATCTTTCAAGACTTCACCAACTTCTTCTGTTGCCTCACCCGGTGATATGTTTGCTTGTTCGGAGCTTAATAATTACCTGGAGAATTTGGCAGAATATAATGACCCGATTTCCCCATTGGGTTTTTCTGCTGCTTCTGTCTTCAATGTATCTACACCTCAAATTAGTGGCGGTTCACTCAATGAATTTCCACCCACTGAGGTGCCTTCTG GTTTTGAAACTACACTGCCTGCTGATCTACATTTTCCAGACTTAAAAATGGGTGAGCAAGATACATTATCTCACCCAGGAACTTTAAGGCCAGATGCATTACTTGGCTCATTTTGGCGCCGTACAGAGAGCTCTCAAGGCACAAATGAGCAATCCCCTCTGGACGATGCTATGGCCATGCTTCCTGACGAAGATTTGGGTGATGAGAACAAAACCATGCCTTGA